One Rosa chinensis cultivar Old Blush chromosome 3, RchiOBHm-V2, whole genome shotgun sequence DNA window includes the following coding sequences:
- the LOC112191902 gene encoding uncharacterized protein LOC112191902, translating to MDISSLCGKSVLQDVGCSLGLQCSASQKQHPSSSLCQDLVRNLEISLGESLNIKEAGEESLNGKDVGKESFDVKIDGDVEHASNRDDISGMEKGNTCASPKEHEGTCKPMCLNKCATFPTTNLVLPPDGSSDAEEEEPETALRWLFGEEHYNQGYSRSVSLPSPLKLLSAMKGSREKEGLSTGKLTVKWAPDVYDPPVTLMSHTVKSNKQQKSKNKKNWKRDGKKGQRSNTSRGKDKKQYRKGGASERGHRSLDPREMISDRNDEFGDFVGSREPPSYCGSSFLKNSLTNMHYPVAEAL from the exons ATGGACATTAGCTCTCTTTGTGGTAAGTCGGTGTTGCAAGATGTAGGCTGCTCTCTGGGTTTGCAGTGCTCTGCGAGCCAAAAGCAACATCCTAGTAGCTCTCTCTGCCAGGATTTGGTACGGAACCTTGAAATTTCTCTCGGCGAGTCCTTGAATATCAAAGAAGCTGGAGAGGAGTCATTGAATGGCAAAGATGTTGGAAAAGAGTCCTTTGATGTTAAAATTGATGGAGATGTGGAACATGCTTCTAATAGGGATGATATTAGCGGCATGGAGAAGGGAAACACATGCGCGAGTCCTAAAGAACATGAGGGAACATGCAAGCCAATGTGCTTGAACAAATGTGCAACCTTTCCTACTACTAATTTGGTGCTGCCTCCTGATGGTTCCTCAGATGCGGAAGAGGAGGAACCTGAAACAGCTTTGCGTTGGCTATTCGGGGAGGAACATTATAACCAAGGCTACTCACGCTCAGTGTCTTTGCCC TCTCCTTTGAAGCTTCTTTCTGCTATGAAAGGCAGTAGAGAGAAAGAGGGTTTATCTACTGGGAAACTCACAGTCAAATGGGCCCCCGATGTGTATGATCCCCCGGTTACGTTGATGTCGCACACAGTTAAAAGCAACAAACAGCAGAAgtctaaaaacaagaaaaattggAAGAGAGATGGAAAGAAGGGGCAAAGGAGCAACACTTCAAGAGGAAAGGACAAGAAGCAGTATCGTAAAGGTGGGGCTTCTGAGAGGGGTCACAGATCTCTGGATCCCCGCGAAATGATATCTGACAGAAACGATGAATTTGGTGATTTTGTTGGCAGCCGAGAACCACCTTCTTATTGTGGGAGTTCCTTCTTGAAAAATTCGCTCACCAACATGCATTACCCAGTTGCAGAAGCCTTGTGA
- the LOC112191903 gene encoding histone H2A: protein METGGKFKKGAGGRKAGGPKKKPVTRSTKAGLQFPVGRIGRYLKNGRYAQRVGSGAPVYLAAVLEYLAAEVLELAGNAARDNKKNRIIPRHVLLAVRNDEELGKLLAGVTIAHGGVLPNINPVLLPKNSGKTAAKEPKSPSKATKSPKKAA from the exons ATGGAGACCGGAGGCAAGTTCAAGAAGGGCGCCGGAGGCAGGAAGGCCGGCGGTCCCAAGAAGAAGCCGGTGACCCGGTCGACCAAAGCCGGACTGCAGTTCCCCGTCGGAAGAATCGGCCGGTACTTGAAGAATGGCCGGTACGCTCAGCGGGTCGGATCCGGAGCTCCGGTTTACCTTGCTGCTGTGCTCGAGTACCTTGCTGCTGAG GTTTTGGAATTGGCTGGAAATGCTGCCAGAGACAACAAGAAGAATCGCATAATCCCAAGGCACGTGCTATTGGCTGTGAGGAATGATGAAGAACTCGGAAAGCTGCTTGCTGGTGTGACAATTGCTCATGGTGGTGTGCTTCCCAACATCAACCCTGTGCTTCTGCCAAAGAACTCTGGGAAGACGGCTGCGAAGGAGCCAAAGTCTCCATCCAAAGCCACCAAGTCCCCTAAGAAGGCGGCTTAG
- the LOC112191491 gene encoding histone H2B.9: MAPTKAEKKPVAEKSPAAEKKPKAEKKIPKEGGVEMKKKKKVKKSTETYKIYIFKVLKQVHPDIGISSKAMGIMNSFINDIFEKLAQEASRLARYNKKPTITSREIQTAVRLVLPGELAKHAVSEGTKAVTKFTSC; this comes from the coding sequence ATGGCTCCGACGAAGGCCGAGAAGAAGCCGGTGGCGGAGAAGTCCCCGGCGGCGGAGAAGAAACCGAAGGCGGAGAAGAAGATCCCCAAGGAAGGCGGCgtggagatgaagaagaagaagaaggtaaaGAAGAGCACGGAGACCTATAAGATCTACATCTTCAAGGTTCTGAAGCAGGTTCATCCGGACATTGGTATCTCCAGCAAGGCCATGGGGATCATGAATAGTTTtatcaatgatatttttgaGAAGCTGGCGCAGGAGGCCTCGAGGTTGGCCAGGTACAACAAGAAGCCGACCATTACGTCGAGGGAGATCCAGACTGCTGTTAGGTTGGTGTTGCCTGGAGAGCTGGCCAAGCATGCAGTTTCGGAGGGAACCAAGGCGGTCACCAAGTTTACAAGCTGTTag
- the LOC112193557 gene encoding arginine biosynthesis bifunctional protein ArgJ, chloroplastic: protein MYLCLPHYVSIKFPAFHSSKMDFKLRAISMSATEAANHVPAAPISLPQGPWKQVAGGVTAAEGFKAAGLYGGLRAKGDKPDLALVTCDVDAISAGSFTTNVVAAAPVLYCKSILNTSKTARAVLINAGQANAATGDAGYQDVIESASSLAKLLQIRPEEVLIESTGVIGQRIKKEALLNSLPNLVKSLSPATKGADDAAVAITTTDLVSKSVAIQSQVGGTNIRVGGMAKGSGMIHPNMATMLGVVTTDAVVSSDVWRKMVQISVNRSFNQITVDGDTSTNDTVIALASGLSGSTKISTFNSNEAVQLQACLDVVMQGLAKSIAWDGEGATCLIEVTVTGAGSEAEAAKIARSVASSSLVKAAVYGRDPNWGRIAAAAGYAGISFDQTKLRVLLGDTLLMDGGEPQSFDRDAASAYLRKAGEIHGTVVINVAVGDGPGHGQAWGCDLSYDYVKINAEYTT, encoded by the exons ATGTATCTATGTCTTCCTCACTACGTCTCCATCAAATTTCCTGCATTTCACTCTTCAAAG ATGGACTTCAAGCTTCGCGCCATTTCAATGTCGGCAACGGAAGCCGCTAATCACGTTCCGGCGGCTCCGATTTCGCTCCCTCAAGGGCCTTGGAAGCAG GTTGCCGGCGGAGTTACGGCGGCGGAGGGATTCAAAGCTGCTGGTTTATACGGCGGTTTGCGCGCCAAAGGAGATAAACCTGATCTTGCACTTGTCACTTGTGACGTTGATGCCATTTCTGCTG GATCATTTACTACAAATGTGGTAGCAGCTGCACCTGTGTTATACTGCAAAAGTATATTAAACACTTCGAAAACG GCACGGGCAGTTTTGATAAATGCTGGCCAAGCCAATGCAGCAACG GGTGATGCAGGTTATCAAGATGTAATAGAAAGTGCCAGCAGCCTTGCTAAG CTACTTCAAATAAGGCCAGAGGAAGTGCTGATTGAATCCACTGGCGTGATTGGGCAAAGAATAAAAAAG GAAGCACTTTTGAACTCTCTTCCAAACCTGGTGAAATCACTATCACCGGCAACTAAGGG AGCAGATGATGCAGCAGTGGCAATCACGACTACTGACCTTGTTAGCAAGAGTGTAGCAATTCAGTCTCAG GTTGGCGGCACGAACATAAGAGTTGGGGGAATGGCAAAAGGTTCCGGGATGATCCACCCAAATATGGCTACCATGCTTGGT GTAGTAACAACTGATGCCGTGGTTAGCAGTGATGTTTGGAGAAAAATGGTTCAAATTTCTGTAAATAGAAGCTTCAACCAGATAACA GTAGACGGAGATACCAGTACCAATGATACTGTCATTGCCTTAGCTAGTGGGTTGTCTGGATCAACCAAGATATCAACCTTTAACAGTAATGAGGCAGTACAACTTCAAGCATGTCTTGATGTG GTAATGCAAGGTCTTGCCAAATCAATAGCTTGGGATGGAGAAGGAGCAACATGCCTAATTGAG GTCACAGTGACTGGTGCAGGCAGTGAGGCTGAAGCAGCAAAGATAGCGCGGTCTGTGGCATCTTCTTCGCTTGTTAAG GCTGCTGTATATGGAAGAGATCCAAACTGGGGACGCATCGCTGCTGCTGCAGGCTATGCGGGTATTTCTTTTGATCAAACTAAGCTTCGAGTATTGCTAGGTGATACTCTGCTGATGGATGGTGGGGAACCACAATCCTTCGACAG GGATGCGGCTAGTGCCTACCTCAGGAAAGCCGGTGAGATCCATGGCACAGTTGTAATCAACGTAGCTGTCG GTGATGGACCGGGACATGGTCAAGCATGGGGCTGTGACTTGAGCTATGATTACGTCAAAATAAACGCCGAGTACACAACATAG
- the LOC112193555 gene encoding uncharacterized protein LOC112193555, with protein sequence MGEEDRLTNGGVEIESFPRTELKRDHQCLVDDTEPDSFPNKKQAKEVSNEDIRSEVSNPVVSPKENGSSFQDITSQPAELANSNQVECGEVTSSSLENSGSEEESLSVGEPAENDNGQIETDTTRVVVEIPKPSSSSGIRKITFKFSKRKEDYENQVFTSLSQTVHNGFGSDSSYGGEPGSDFREMAGTSWGMRERSHAHVRESVSNKVPECYPSNVKKLLATGILDGARVKYVSTGSQVELDGIISGGGYLCGCSSCNYTNVLSAFEFEQHAGVKTRHPNNHIFLENGRPVYNIIQELKTAPLNKLDEVIEAVAGPAVNEGFFRIWKESLYCFDGAEVDKRHSVKLPKLPRVPKKPKLPKLPHSLPRPSFHTPYSVMHQKKTTGRGNKRRDNDLHRLLFMPNGLPDGAKLAYYMKGQRILGGYKHGNGIVCNCCNKEISPSQFEAHAGMSARRQPYRHIYISNGLTLHDIATSLANGQNLTTGASDGSDDMCAVCGHDTGKMILCDGCPRAFHEACLNSEWIPESDWHCPNCRDNFQNVSKTAAGGSSSIARPIVIRLTREFKAPEIEIGGCVLCRRNDFSAALFDERTVIICDQCEKEYHVGCLRDNGLCDLKELPKDKWFCCDDCNRIFEALQNLVFKEAERVPAPLSDPIIRKHADRGIFIDGVADDVQWRIFSGKSRCPEHLPFLSSAAAIFRECFDPIVAKSGRDLIPVMVYGRNISGQEFGGMYCVVLTVRSVVVSAGLLRIFGREVAELPIVATSREHQGKGYFQALFSCIEMLLLSLKVEKLVLPAAEEAESIWTKKLGFQKMRDEQLSKYMKEVQLTVFRGTSMLEKMVRSMD encoded by the exons ATGGGAGAAGAGGATCGATTGACAAATGGGGGAGTGGAAATCGAGAGCTTCCCGAGAACTGAATTGAAGCGAGACCATCAGTGTCTCGTGGATGATACTGAGCCGGACTCTTTTCCAAACAAGAAGCAAGCCAAAGAGGTCTCGAATGAAGATATACGCTCCGAAGTTTCGAATCCGGTTGTCTCTCCCAAGGAGAATGGCTCCAGCTTTCAGGACATTACTAGCCAACCGGCGGAGTTGGCAAATAGTAATCAGGTAGAGTGTGGAGAAGTGACTTCTTCGAGTTTGGAGAATTCCGGCTCCGAGGAGGAGAGTTTGAGCGTTGGAGAGCCTGCTGAGAATGACAATGGCCAGATTGAGACGGATACGACTCGTGTTGTAGTTGAAATTCCTAAGCCGTCTAGTTCATCTGGGATTCGCAAAATCACGTTTAAGTTCAGCAAAAGAAAGGAGGATTATGAGAACCAGGTGTTTACTTCATTGAGTCAGACTGTACATAATGGGTTTGGAAGTGATTCGTCCTATGGAGGTGAGCCTGGAAGTGACTTTCGAGAAATGGCTGGTACGAGTTGGGGGATGCGAGAAAGGTCACATGCTCATGTCAGGGAGTCGGTCTCTAACAAGGTTCCAGAGTGCTACCCTAGTAATGTTAAAAAGCTATTAGCTACTGGTATTCTTGATGGAGCTCGAGTGAAGTATGTTTCCACTGGGTCACAG GTGGAGCTAGACGGAATTATAAGTGGTGGTGGTTATTTGTGTGGCTGTTCATCCTGCAATTACACCAAT GTGCTCAGTGCGTTTGAGTTTGAGCAGCATGCTGGTGTCAAAACTCGCCAtcccaataatcatatattcTTGGAGAATGGAAGGCCGGTTTATAATATCATCCAAGAATTGAAGACTGCTCCACTCAACAAGCTGGATGAAGTGATAGAGGCAGTAGCTGGTCCTGCTGTTAATGAAGGGTTCTTCAGGATCTGGAAAG AATCTCTTTACTGCTTTGATGGGGCTGAAGTGGATAAAAGACATTCCGTGAAGCTTCCTAAATTGCCTCGGGTTCCCAAGAAGCCCAAGCTTCCTAAATTGCCTCATTCATTGCCCAG ACCAAGCTTCCATACTCCTTACTCTGTTATGCACCAGAAGAAAACTACCGGACGTGGCAATAAGAGAAG GGATAATGATCTGCACCGGCTACTATTCATGCCAAATGGGCTTCCAGATGGGGCTAAATTGGCATACTATATGAAAGGACAG AGAATACTTGGAGGCTATAAGCACGGGAATGGTATAGTATGTAATTGTTGCAACAAAGAG ATAAGCCCTTCACAGTTTGAAGCTCATGCCGGAATGTCTGCAAGGCGTCAACC CTATCGTCACATCTATATATCCAATGGATTGACGCTTCATGATATAGCCACGTCATTGGCCAATGGGCAGAACCTTACGACTGGTGCCAGTGATGGAAGTGATGATATGTGTGCAGTATGCGGACATGATACCGGGAAGATGATTCTTTGTGATGGATGCCCTCGTGCTTTTCATGAAG cttgtttgaattcagaatGGATTCCTGAAAGCGATTGGCATTGTCCGAATTGTAGAGATAATTTTCAAAATGTTAGTAAAActgctgctggaggatcttCAAGTATTGCAAGACCAATTGTAATACGTTTGACACGGGAATTCAAAGCACCTGAAATTGAAATCGGTGGTTGTGTCCTCTGCAG gAGAAACGACTTCAGTGCAGCTTTATTCGATGAGCGAACGGTTATAATCTGTGACCAA TGTGAGAAGGAGTATCATGTTGGTTGCTTACGGGACAATGGATTATGCGACTTAAAG GAACTCCCCAAGGATAAGTGGTTTTGCTGTGATGACTGTAATAGGATTTTTGAGGCTTTACAGAATTTAGTATTCAAGGAAGCAGAGCGGGTTCCAGCTCCATTGTCAGATCCAATAATCAGGAAGCATGCAGATAGAGGTATATTTATTGATGGAGTGGCAGATGATGTTCAATGGAGAATTTTCAGTGGAAAAAGTCGCTGTCCAGAACATCTACCGTTTTTATCAAGTGCTGCTGCGATTTTTCGA GAGTGCTTTGACCCCATTGTTGCAAAATCTGGTCGTGATTTGATTCCTGTTATGGTATATGG GAGAAATATTTCAGGCCAAGAGTTTGGAGGAATGTATTGTGTTGTCTTAACAGTGAG GTCTGTTGTTGTATCTGCTGGTCTTCTTAGGATTTTTGGTCGGGAAGTTGCTGAGCTTCCGATTGTGGCTACAAGTAGAGAACATCAAGGAAAA GGTTATTTCCAAGCATTATTTTCCTGTATAGAAATGTTACTCCTTTCCCTGAAAGTGGAAAAACTGGTTCTCCCTGCTGCTGAGGAAGCGGAGTCAATCTGGACTAAGAAATTAGGCTTCCAAAAGATGAGGGACGAGCAA CTATCAAAATATATGAAGGAGGTTCAGCTGACAGTTTTCAGGGGGACATCGATGTTAGAAAAGATGGTGCGGTCGATGGATTGA
- the LOC112193558 gene encoding organelle RRM domain-containing protein 2, mitochondrial, which yields MAFMSSFRRVLGGSASALPSQFAAIRHNTTLTSPKLFISGLSRLTTDEKLKQTFSEFGQIEQAKVITDRATGRSKGFAFITYSTIEEAEKAKEGMNGKFLDGWVIFVDPAKPREYRPPPQAQQESSDNGFKVNKTIGWCG from the exons ATGGCGTTCATGTCTAGCTTCCGTCGCGTTCTTGGCGGATCGGCATCTGCTCTTCCATCCCAATTCGCTGCCATTCGTCACAATACAACCCTCACATCCCCTAAGCTATTCATCAGCG GACTTTCGAGATTAACAACTGATGAAAAACTTAAGCAGACGTTTTCTGAATTTGGGCAGATTGAACAGG CAAAAGTGATAACCGATAGGGCAACTGGAAGATCAAAGGGGTTTGCTTTCATTACATACTCAACGattgaagaagctgagaagGCAAAAGAAGGAATGAATGGCAAGTTCTTGGATGGGTGGGTCATTTTCGTTGACCCTGCCAAGCCTAGGGAGTATAGACCCCCACCTCAAGCGCAGCAAGAGTCTTCTGATAATGGTTTCAAAGTAAACAAGACAATTGGATGGTGTGGATGA
- the LOC112193556 gene encoding zinc finger BED domain-containing protein RICESLEEPER 2 → MAREKKTARPRPGASGLEDSSTATSPASPPLLEAASQHEVVSEPAASQPSGSEAAASVGEAPSEKSGIKRSFVWDHFKVYDKIEHAKDASGKDIEIVHKRAYCIYCPRGKVGDFAIESSNGTSGMIRHINQKCRYYPPNMDKSQKNLVGDKFKGNKLTIVPYNQDDYLEACVEMIVIDELPFSFVEKIGFNRFCIKVCPLFDVPSRRKLCRIFLSMYDTSKKDLKKTLRKYRLSLTTDTWTSVQNVNYMVLTAHFIDIDWKMHKRVINFCVIQNHQGATIGKLIESCLVQWGIEKVMCLTVDNASANKSALEWLVSRMNNSASYEQILSGKYMHVRCTAHITNLIVGHGLKRLQKSVLAIRNAVKFVRSSPKRLDFFKKTVEREKIPCKGLVCLDVPTRWNSTYLMMEASLKFKKAFTLMAEDEDSSFANYFKEPDEEYDEDGNLIPSKNKRNRVGPPQVEDWQKAEVFVEFLRVFYDVTLRVSASLHPTVHTTFHDVITMEKNIDNMLLGPQMPTGSETEIILIDMAANMRSRWFKYYGSFHEINHMVIIGLVLDARFKLKNVTHTFQTEGLDDDEVQRRTLEIKTLLFALYDQYVMVVDGGRHLQRQQSPGSSSSTLTSRSNHSRGGVRGQLLNNWKKVVQESSEAVIAHEVDQYLDAPLDPTDDEDCFDILCWWKINGCKFPVLAAIARDVLGIQTSTVASESCFSTGGRVIDCFRSSLTPRTVEGLICMQNWLLGDDIAEVVDDCSIENLEFYEEVEQEHESTASSKTNVCPAPNPRAKGKGKLGAASNVIDV, encoded by the exons ATGGCTAGGGAGAAGAAAACTGCTCGACCTCGACCAGGTGCTTCTGGTCTTGAGGATTCTTCAACAGCCACATCACCGGCTTCTCCTCCACTGCTCGAAGCTGCAAGCCAACATGAAGTTGTAAGTGAACCTGCTGCAAGTCAACCTTCTGGAAGTGAAGCCGCAGCATCTGTAGGTGAGGCTCCTTCTGAAAAATCAGGTATAAAGCGTAGCTTTGTTTGGGACCATTTTAAAGTGTATGATAAGATTGAACATGCTAAAGATGCTAGCGGAAAAGACATTGAGATAGTTCATAAGAGAGCTTATTGCATCTACTGTCCTAGGGGAAAGGTTGGTGATTTTGCTATTGAAAGTTCTAATGGCACTTCTGGTATGATTAGGCACATTAACCAAAAGTGTAGATATTATCCTCCTAATATGGATAAGTCACAGAAAAATCTTGTCGGCGATAAATTTAAGGGCAATAAACTGACCATAGTACCTTATAATCAAGATGATTATTTAGAAGCTTGTGTAGAGATGATTGTCATTGATGAGCTGCCTTTTAGTTTTGTGGAGAAGATAGGCTTTAACAGATTTTGTATTAAAGTCTGTCCTCTTTTTGATGTTCCCTCTAGAAGGAAATTGTGTAGGATCTTTCTAAGTATGTATGATACTTCAAAGAAGGATTTGAAGAAGACTTTGAGGAAGTATAGGTTGAGTCTAACCACCGATACTTGGACTAGTGTTCAAAATGTCAATTACATGGTGCTTACTGCCCATTTTATTGACATAGATTGGAAAATGCACAAGAGGGTCATTAATTTCTGTGTGATTCAAAATCATCAAGGGGCAACAATAGGGAAGCTTATTGAGTCATGTTTAGTGCAGTGGGGAATTGAGAAAGTCATGTGCCTTACAGTTGATAATGCCTCTGCAAACAAGTCTGCTTTAGAGTGGCTTGTGTCTAGAATGAACAATTCTGCATCGTACGAGCAGATTTTGAGTGGCAAATACATGCATGTGAGATGCACTGCTCACATCACTAACTTAATAGTGGGGCATGGCTTAAAGAGGTTGCAAAAGTCTGTTTTAGCAATTAGGAATGCAGTAAAGTTTGTGAGATCTTCTCCAAAACGATTGGATTTTTTTAAGAAGActgtggagagagagaaaattcctTGTAAGGGACTTGTGTGTTTGGATGTCCCAACTAGGTGGAACAGCACCTATCTAATGATGGAAGCATCTTTGAAGTTCAAGAAAGCATTTACATTGATGGCTGAAGATGAAGATAGCAGTTTTGCGAACTACTTCAAGGAACCAGATGAAGAATATGATGAAGATGGAAATCTTATACCAAGCAAGAATAAGAGAAATAGGGTTGGACCTCCACAAGTGGAAGATTGGCAGAAGGCTGAGGTGTTTGTGGAGTTTCTAAGAGTGTTCTACGATGTCACATTGAGGGTTAGTGCATCATTGCACCCCACTGTGCACACAACTTTCCATGATGTGATTACCATGGAAAAAAACATAGATAACATGCTTTTGGGACCTCAGATGCCTACTGGATCAGAAACTGAGATAATTTTGATCGATATGGCAGCCAACATGAGATCTAGATGGTTCAAGTACTATGGTTCATTTCATGAAATCAATCACATGGTCATCATTGGCCTTGTATTAGATGCAAGGTTCAAGTTGAAGAATGTGACTCACACCTTTCAAACTGAAGGtttagatgatgatgaagtgcAGAGAAGAACCTTGGAAATTAAAACGCTTCTATTTGCTCTATATGATCAG TATGTCATGGTTGTAGATGGAGGTAGACACTTGCAAAGGCAGCAGTCTCCAGGCTCTTCATCTAGCACACTTACAAGTAGAAGCAACCACAGCAGAGGAGGAGTTAGAGGCCAGCTGCTTAATAATTGGAAGAAGGTTGTTCAAGAAAGCAGTGAGGCAGTCATAGCACATGAAGTGGATCAGTACCTGGATGCTCCATTGGACCCAACTGATGATGAAGATTGCTTTGACATCCTGTGCTGGTGGAAGATAAATGGTTGCAAGTTTCCAGTCTTGGCAGCAATAGCAAGGGATGTTCTTGGAATCCAAACCTCCACAGTAGCCTCCGAGTCTTGTTTTTCAACAGGAGGCAGAGTGATTGACTGTTTTAGGAGCTCATTAACTCCTAGAACAGTGGAGGGACTGATTTGCATGCAGAACTGGTTGCTAGGTGATGATATTGCAGAGGTTGTTGATGATTGCTCAATTGAAAACCTCGAGttttatgaagaagttgagCAAG agcatGAAAGCACTGCATCTAGCAAAACCAATGTATGTCCAGCTCCAAATCCAAGAGCAAAAGGCAAGGGAAAGCTTGGGGCAGCTAGTAATGTGATAGATGTTTGA